A region of Daphnia carinata strain CSIRO-1 chromosome 10, CSIRO_AGI_Dcar_HiC_V3, whole genome shotgun sequence DNA encodes the following proteins:
- the LOC130701096 gene encoding nucleolar protein 4-like isoform X2, whose translation MMANRTAKEAPPPPPPLSSSSSTRRDGDEATAAIVAVTSAAVSIRRQQMKEAFQPWVMQTYGDAAKTKTISRRKSERIARILKGEDRSNGADSSKFRFWVRAKGFRLGANGTAGNPTDSSSTSSSSSSSSSSSSSSSISSDLMSAGQSLPFPGNGGNDPTAHDDLYVVTSTTKDEAGGEDRPVYKKVAVVEDFFDIIYREHVEFMNNSGGRPPTGKHAGQKRTYRAITEIYAFLPREAVTRFLMQCADCQRRGNGASSAANVILPSSSQLVAGAPVSTPTPNSLLPNQSVSPGSPTPPASPHAPANVTATAAPATVKLHHHLPPTPPQSSRHSSSSSSSEHSWSQQQHKLGLLGLGQATPIPPTPSTLLMGLAVTANNIDLSLPLTSTLLKRATLAGVSHQQLLGLDRAESSFSSAGISSQQLPQGMTAGYRADHQEINPVSQQQYQSSSSPMSNCSATMTTAYTTTDPTSPITLDLSLSKTSTTDVAMCDDHSPNGTVKDEDDEDDDDADDRIDTQQDPERLKAFNMFVRLFVDENLDRMVPISRQPREKIQAIIDSCLRQFPEFGERARKRIRTYLKSCRRHKRTRDHPDAAFSVTGTGALPSPNRPMPSHLTSVVAEQILAQACENENQNAKRLRLGLEPISQPLPPTMNNEGSNVSNSPTTFAQQPEAAQSSQSTIIPTSSGMNLSSSQTTNLFRPAFGPYQRSSNNGHSQPTTSINQGPTDLSTKSRPASAILAPTTTNGLPNRSSPLQPHKLNAAEILAVRQLVTGYRESAAFLLRSADELEQLLHQQQSTN comes from the exons ATGATGGCAAACCGAACAGCTAAAGAagcccctcctcctcctcctcctctttcttcttcttcttcgaccAGACGGGATGGTGATGAAGCGACAGCGGCCATCGTTGCGGTTACATCAGCCGCCGTGTCCATTCGTCGACAACAAATGAAGGAAGCTTTCCAGCCTTGGGTTATGCAG ACTTATGGAGACGCGGCCAAGACCAAGACGATTTCACGTCGCAAGTCGGAACGGATCGCCCGGATCTTGAAGGGAGAGGACCGATCGAACGGAGCCGACTCGTCTAAATTCCGATTCTGGGTACGAGCCAAAGGTTTCCGGCTCGGTGCAAATGGAACTGCTGGCAACCCAACAGActcctcctccacctcctcctcctcttcgtcgtcgtcgtcgtcgtcttcgtcttcttccatttcatcGGACCTCATGTCAGCAGGACAGAGTTTGCCTTTTCCTGGAAACGGCGGCAACGACCCGACGGCGCACGACGACCTCTACGTCGTCACCAGCACCACAAAG GACGAAGCGGGCGGAGAAGATCGGCCCGTTTACAAGAAAGTGGCCGTCGTCGAAGATTTCTTCGACATCATCTACAGAGAGCATGTGGAATTCATGAACAATAGCGGCGGACGACCGCCAACGGGCAAACACGCCGGACAGAAACGAACGTATCGCGCT ataacaGAAATTTACGCGTTTCTGCCGCGAGAGGCTGTCACGAGATTCTTAATGCAATGCGCCGATTGCCAACGACGCGGCAACGGCGCTTCATCCGCCGCCAACGTGATCCTTCCATCGTCCAGCCAGCTCGTCGCAGGAGCACCAGTCTCCACTCCTACACCCAACAGCCTGCTGCCCAATCAAAGCGTTTCGCCAGGGTCACCGACTCCACCGGCATCTCCGCACGCTCCGGCCAACGTAACGGCGACGGCTGCCCCTGCCACCGTCAAGTTGCACCACCACCTCCCACCGACGCCGCCGCAGTCCAGCCGccatagcagcagcagcagcagcagcgagCATAGCTGGTCTCAACAACAGCACAAACTTGGGCTCTTGGGGTTGGGCCAAGCGACTCCCATTCCTCCTACCCCATCGACGCTGCTGATGGGTTTGGCCGTGACTGCCAACAACATCGACCTGAGTCTGCCGTTGACCAGCACGCTCCTCAAACGCGCCACACTAGCCGGAGTGTCACATCAACAACTGCTAGGACTCGATCGCgcc GAGTCGTCATTTAGCTCGGCTGGAATATCTAGTCAGCAACTACCCCAAGGCATGACAGCTGGATATAGAGCGGATCATCAAGAGATCAATCCAGTGTCACAGCAACAATATCAGAGTTCATCTTCTCCCATGTCGAATTGCAGCGCAACGATGACAACAGCCTATACGACCACCGATCCCACTAGCCCCATCACGTTGGACTTGTCTTTGTCAAAGACGTCAACAACCGATGTCGCCATGTGTGACGATCATTCCCCAAACGGAACTGTCAAAGACGAGGACGACGAAGATGACGACGATGCCGATGACAGGATCGACACACAACAAGATCCAGAACGTCTTAAAGCTTTCAAT aTGTTTGTTCGATTATTTGTGGACGAAAATCTAGACCGCATGGTTCCCATTTCACGACAGCCACGTGAGAAAATTCAAGCAATTATCG atTCGTGTTTACGTCAGTTCCCCGAGTTTGGCGAGAGAGCGCGCAAGCGCATTCGTACCTATTTGAAATCGTGTAGGCGCCATAAGCGAACGAGGGATCATCCAGATGCTGCGTTTTCAGTGACTGGAACTGGTGCGTTGCCATCTCCAAATAGACCAATGCCATCTCACTTGACGTCGGTCGTGGCTGAACAAATCCTAGCACAGGCCTGTGAAAATGAGAATCAAAATGCCAAACGATTACGTCTAGGACTAGAACCAATCAGCCAGCCTTTGCCACCAACAATGAATAACGAGGGATCAAATGTTTCAAACAGCCCAACAACATTTGCACAACAACCGGAAGCAGCACAGAGTTCACAGTCTACCATCATACCAACTTCATCTGGAATGAATCTGTCTTCTAGCCAAACGACCAATTTATTCCGGCCAGCATTTGGGCCATACCAAAGATCCAGCAATAATGGACATTCTCAACCAACAACTTCCATTAATCAAG GTCCGACAGATTTGAGTACCAAATCCCGGCCTGCTTCTGCAATTTTGGCGCCAACGACAACTAATGGATTACCCAATCGTTCGTCGCCATTGCAACCACATAAGTTGAATGCTGCAGAAATACTTGCTGTTCGTCAGTTAGTCACTGGATACAGAGAATCGGCAGCATTTTTGCTTCGATCAGCAGACGAGTTGGAACAATTGCTACACCAACAGCAATcaacaaattga
- the LOC130701096 gene encoding nucleolar protein 4-like isoform X1: MRSQTTTNSRKRARESADSVRSTRLKTGRHARPSLATELDMKMDEMDDEMTTILHLEELEEEDLESLKKKTKLMAIKRKAKIVQHPTAATATVIGPLSDGSASTEQDQRAIVTPCKQRKASLLQPGQQEQEQQQQQQQQVANGFPVTVFPPADNNNSTPTGPFQQRLTNNNNNNNNNNNSGQKNGKGVGNSKPEHKPAVMMANRTAKEAPPPPPPLSSSSSTRRDGDEATAAIVAVTSAAVSIRRQQMKEAFQPWVMQTYGDAAKTKTISRRKSERIARILKGEDRSNGADSSKFRFWVRAKGFRLGANGTAGNPTDSSSTSSSSSSSSSSSSSSSISSDLMSAGQSLPFPGNGGNDPTAHDDLYVVTSTTKDEAGGEDRPVYKKVAVVEDFFDIIYREHVEFMNNSGGRPPTGKHAGQKRTYRAITEIYAFLPREAVTRFLMQCADCQRRGNGASSAANVILPSSSQLVAGAPVSTPTPNSLLPNQSVSPGSPTPPASPHAPANVTATAAPATVKLHHHLPPTPPQSSRHSSSSSSSEHSWSQQQHKLGLLGLGQATPIPPTPSTLLMGLAVTANNIDLSLPLTSTLLKRATLAGVSHQQLLGLDRAESSFSSAGISSQQLPQGMTAGYRADHQEINPVSQQQYQSSSSPMSNCSATMTTAYTTTDPTSPITLDLSLSKTSTTDVAMCDDHSPNGTVKDEDDEDDDDADDRIDTQQDPERLKAFNMFVRLFVDENLDRMVPISRQPREKIQAIIDSCLRQFPEFGERARKRIRTYLKSCRRHKRTRDHPDAAFSVTGTGALPSPNRPMPSHLTSVVAEQILAQACENENQNAKRLRLGLEPISQPLPPTMNNEGSNVSNSPTTFAQQPEAAQSSQSTIIPTSSGMNLSSSQTTNLFRPAFGPYQRSSNNGHSQPTTSINQGPTDLSTKSRPASAILAPTTTNGLPNRSSPLQPHKLNAAEILAVRQLVTGYRESAAFLLRSADELEQLLHQQQSTN, translated from the exons ATGCGAAGTCAAACGACGACAAACAGCCGGAAACGGGCGCGTGAATCAGCAGACAGCGTCCGATCGACTCGTCTCAAAACGGGACGTCACGCGCGGCCCTCGCTGGCCACCGAACTCGACATGAAAATGGACGAGATGGACGACGAAATGACGACCATTTTGCACTTGGAAGAACTGGAGGAGGAAGATTTGGAATCGCTCAAGAAAAAGACCAAACTGATGGCGATCAAGCGAAAGGCCAAAATCGTTCAACATCCAACGGCCGCCACGGCAACGGTCATCGGCCCTTTGTCAGACGGGAGCGCGTCAACCGAGCAAGACCAGCGTGCAATCGTGACGCCATGCAAACAGCGAAAAGCGTCGCTCCTTCAGCCAGGGCAGCAAGAGcaagagcagcagcagcagcagcaacagcaggtCGCTAATGGCTTTCCGGTGACCGTGTTTCCACCTGCCGATAACAATAACAGCACTCCTACCGGACCCTTTCAGCAACGCCTCaccaataacaacaacaacaacaacaacaacaacaacagcggcCAGAAGAATGGTAAAGGAGTTGGCAACAGCAAGCCGGAACACAAGCCGGCCGTCATGATGGCAAACCGAACAGCTAAAGAagcccctcctcctcctcctcctctttcttcttcttcttcgaccAGACGGGATGGTGATGAAGCGACAGCGGCCATCGTTGCGGTTACATCAGCCGCCGTGTCCATTCGTCGACAACAAATGAAGGAAGCTTTCCAGCCTTGGGTTATGCAG ACTTATGGAGACGCGGCCAAGACCAAGACGATTTCACGTCGCAAGTCGGAACGGATCGCCCGGATCTTGAAGGGAGAGGACCGATCGAACGGAGCCGACTCGTCTAAATTCCGATTCTGGGTACGAGCCAAAGGTTTCCGGCTCGGTGCAAATGGAACTGCTGGCAACCCAACAGActcctcctccacctcctcctcctcttcgtcgtcgtcgtcgtcgtcttcgtcttcttccatttcatcGGACCTCATGTCAGCAGGACAGAGTTTGCCTTTTCCTGGAAACGGCGGCAACGACCCGACGGCGCACGACGACCTCTACGTCGTCACCAGCACCACAAAG GACGAAGCGGGCGGAGAAGATCGGCCCGTTTACAAGAAAGTGGCCGTCGTCGAAGATTTCTTCGACATCATCTACAGAGAGCATGTGGAATTCATGAACAATAGCGGCGGACGACCGCCAACGGGCAAACACGCCGGACAGAAACGAACGTATCGCGCT ataacaGAAATTTACGCGTTTCTGCCGCGAGAGGCTGTCACGAGATTCTTAATGCAATGCGCCGATTGCCAACGACGCGGCAACGGCGCTTCATCCGCCGCCAACGTGATCCTTCCATCGTCCAGCCAGCTCGTCGCAGGAGCACCAGTCTCCACTCCTACACCCAACAGCCTGCTGCCCAATCAAAGCGTTTCGCCAGGGTCACCGACTCCACCGGCATCTCCGCACGCTCCGGCCAACGTAACGGCGACGGCTGCCCCTGCCACCGTCAAGTTGCACCACCACCTCCCACCGACGCCGCCGCAGTCCAGCCGccatagcagcagcagcagcagcagcgagCATAGCTGGTCTCAACAACAGCACAAACTTGGGCTCTTGGGGTTGGGCCAAGCGACTCCCATTCCTCCTACCCCATCGACGCTGCTGATGGGTTTGGCCGTGACTGCCAACAACATCGACCTGAGTCTGCCGTTGACCAGCACGCTCCTCAAACGCGCCACACTAGCCGGAGTGTCACATCAACAACTGCTAGGACTCGATCGCgcc GAGTCGTCATTTAGCTCGGCTGGAATATCTAGTCAGCAACTACCCCAAGGCATGACAGCTGGATATAGAGCGGATCATCAAGAGATCAATCCAGTGTCACAGCAACAATATCAGAGTTCATCTTCTCCCATGTCGAATTGCAGCGCAACGATGACAACAGCCTATACGACCACCGATCCCACTAGCCCCATCACGTTGGACTTGTCTTTGTCAAAGACGTCAACAACCGATGTCGCCATGTGTGACGATCATTCCCCAAACGGAACTGTCAAAGACGAGGACGACGAAGATGACGACGATGCCGATGACAGGATCGACACACAACAAGATCCAGAACGTCTTAAAGCTTTCAAT aTGTTTGTTCGATTATTTGTGGACGAAAATCTAGACCGCATGGTTCCCATTTCACGACAGCCACGTGAGAAAATTCAAGCAATTATCG atTCGTGTTTACGTCAGTTCCCCGAGTTTGGCGAGAGAGCGCGCAAGCGCATTCGTACCTATTTGAAATCGTGTAGGCGCCATAAGCGAACGAGGGATCATCCAGATGCTGCGTTTTCAGTGACTGGAACTGGTGCGTTGCCATCTCCAAATAGACCAATGCCATCTCACTTGACGTCGGTCGTGGCTGAACAAATCCTAGCACAGGCCTGTGAAAATGAGAATCAAAATGCCAAACGATTACGTCTAGGACTAGAACCAATCAGCCAGCCTTTGCCACCAACAATGAATAACGAGGGATCAAATGTTTCAAACAGCCCAACAACATTTGCACAACAACCGGAAGCAGCACAGAGTTCACAGTCTACCATCATACCAACTTCATCTGGAATGAATCTGTCTTCTAGCCAAACGACCAATTTATTCCGGCCAGCATTTGGGCCATACCAAAGATCCAGCAATAATGGACATTCTCAACCAACAACTTCCATTAATCAAG GTCCGACAGATTTGAGTACCAAATCCCGGCCTGCTTCTGCAATTTTGGCGCCAACGACAACTAATGGATTACCCAATCGTTCGTCGCCATTGCAACCACATAAGTTGAATGCTGCAGAAATACTTGCTGTTCGTCAGTTAGTCACTGGATACAGAGAATCGGCAGCATTTTTGCTTCGATCAGCAGACGAGTTGGAACAATTGCTACACCAACAGCAATcaacaaattga
- the LOC130701137 gene encoding UDP-glucose 4-epimerase-like — MTESPTQDKVASLVVLVTGGCGYVGTHTVVCLLEQNVQVVVVDNVAWTTDGTESSKPTCLQRVEELTGKAVFFHNIDIGHADALAKIFDSYRFDCVIHLAALKSVGDSCRLPLDYYRNNVAGTVTLLEVMKCHQVKKLVFSSSATVYGEPQYLPINEDHVTGQKVTNPYGRTKYFIEEILRDLCTSDPEWSAICLRYFNPVGAHPSGRIGEDPAGVPCNLMPYVAQVAVGRRPKLAVYGNDYPTPDGTGIRDYIHIMDLAEGHWAATKTILRNGSKGSWLAYNLGLGRGYSVLDVVKCFESVSGQSITVDFVSRRDGDVASSYSDCSLASSQLDWKASRTLTDMCTDMWRWQSMNPNGYQSN, encoded by the exons ATGACTGAATCACCAACTCAAG ACAAGGTTGCGTCGCTCGTTGTCTTGGTAACGGGCGGATGTGGATACGTTGGGACGCACACGGTGGTCTGTCTCCTCGAGCAAAACGTCCAAGTCGTCGTGGTGGACAATGTCGCATGGACAACCGACG GCACTGAAAGCAGCAAACCAACGTGTTTACAAAGGGTTGAAGAGTTAACTGGCAAGGcagttttttttcacaatattGACATAGGCCACGCCGATGCTCTCGCAAAGATTTTCGATTCg TATCGATTTGATTGCGTCATTCATTTGGCTGCTCTGAAATCGGTCGGAGATTCCTGCCGATTGCCGCTCGATTATTATCGCAATAATGTGGCCGGCACGGTCACGCTCCTAGAG GTGATGAAATGCCATCAAGTTAAGAAATTAGTTTTCTCCTCTTCGGCAACTGTGTACGGTGAGCCGCAGTATCTGCCCATCAATGAAGATCACGTGACAGGCCAGAAGGTAACCAATCCTTACGGCCGCACTAAATATTTTATCGAAGAAATATTACGTGACCTCTGCACATCCGATCCG GAATGGAGTGCCATTTGTTTGCGATATTTCAACCCTGTCGGTGCGCATCCGTCCGGAAGGATCGGTGAGGATCCTGCAGGAGTCCCTTGTAATCTGATGCCTTACGTGGCTCAAGTGGCCGTAGGTCGACGTCCCAAACTGGCCGTTTACGGCAACGATTATCCGACGCCAGATGGCACTG GAATCCGAGATTATATTCACATCATGGATTTGGCGGAAGGACACTGGGCAGCCACGAAGACAATCCTTCGGAACGGAAGTAAAG GTTCATGGCTGGCCTATAATCTTGGCCTGGGTCGCGGCTATTCCGTCCTGGACGTGGTGAAATGTTTCGAATCGGTCAGTGGCCAGTCGATCACCGTCGATTTCGTCAGCCGCAGGGATGGTGATGTCGCCTCGAGTTACTCGGATTGCAGCCTGGCCTCTAGCCAGCTGGACTGGAAGGCTAGCCGCACTCTGACCGACATGT GTACGGACATGTGGCGCTGGCAGTCGATGAATCCCAATGGATACCAATCCAATTAA